From Marinobacter alexandrii, one genomic window encodes:
- a CDS encoding carboxypeptidase-like regulatory domain-containing protein: MRLLFIILLVSLSLSVFSQRTYLHGIVRDSSTLEALIGVHISNVSSQKLTNNEIDGSFKIPVKEGDSLLLTYVGYKSVSYIVKENWSSETIPFFLEQKATQLSEVEVNLFPEYVRFKQLVLETNPVDSTFHIDLPELFIPYSPPTAQQLQHPDLAPSVGFQFDMAGLTKKGKEQKKFQKLLESKSITDKAYRKFDREWVSQKTKLKGDQLTNFIAYCKFTPEYLVETPLFFIHERMMALLEDFQEGKKRSKNQRYTPGA; encoded by the coding sequence ATGCGATTGCTTTTCATTATTCTTTTAGTCTCGCTAAGTCTTTCAGTTTTTTCACAAAGGACTTATCTCCATGGAATTGTGCGAGATTCTAGCACACTAGAAGCATTGATAGGCGTTCACATCAGTAATGTCTCTTCTCAGAAATTGACTAACAATGAAATTGACGGATCGTTTAAAATTCCAGTTAAAGAAGGGGATTCTTTGCTCTTGACTTACGTAGGGTATAAATCAGTCTCATATATTGTAAAGGAAAATTGGTCTTCGGAAACTATCCCATTTTTTCTTGAACAAAAGGCAACTCAACTCAGCGAGGTAGAGGTGAATTTGTTTCCTGAGTATGTAAGATTTAAACAGCTTGTCTTAGAAACTAACCCTGTAGACTCGACGTTTCATATTGACTTACCAGAATTATTTATCCCTTACTCACCTCCTACTGCACAGCAATTGCAACACCCTGACCTAGCTCCCTCAGTTGGTTTCCAATTTGACATGGCCGGGCTCACTAAAAAAGGAAAAGAGCAAAAGAAATTTCAAAAACTTCTGGAAAGTAAATCCATCACCGATAAAGCATACCGAAAGTTTGACCGAGAATGGGTATCTCAAAAAACAAAGCTAAAGGGAGATCAATTAACAAACTTTATTGCTTACTGCAAATTCACACCAGAATATCTCGTTGAAACTCCACTCTTTTTTATCCATGAACGAATGATGGCTCTATTGGAAGACTTTCAGGAAGGAAAGAAAAGATCAAAAAATCAACGATACACTCCAGGAGCTTGA
- a CDS encoding helix-turn-helix domain-containing protein, protein MDTLTSILVIILCIGLTQGIIFSAILWRKSNQDRIIANKYKAILLLVLSYGLLNQVLRLFGIGYYDTWYHLTLDLNWSYGPLLFLYVKAQTQENFKFSKSDRWLLIPIIIQIVCSVYVRSQNFFWDGTKESLTWLGYYGYAYWRNYSTVPIIASLLIIFFSIKSLKLLKKLDENEVDEKNFKWVINLVRSFGTYYLIVLVILIADLVIYITTVSQDYYYFTRFYYYPFFIGIAILIYWFGISSIIRGDQRILKKRKRLSEAELDSLKELADKLEVLMKEEKIYKDSLLTLAILAEHLKVKPYLLTKILNEVVHKSFTDYVNEFRVQEITQLVKDPSNDRFTLLSLAYDAGFNSKSSFNRAVKKHLGISPSELKRTN, encoded by the coding sequence ATGGATACACTGACAAGTATCTTAGTCATTATTCTTTGTATAGGTCTGACTCAAGGGATCATATTCTCAGCCATTCTTTGGCGAAAATCCAATCAGGATAGGATTATTGCCAACAAATACAAAGCAATACTCCTTCTTGTACTATCCTATGGTTTGCTAAATCAGGTCCTTAGACTTTTTGGTATCGGCTACTACGATACCTGGTACCATCTTACATTAGACCTAAATTGGTCATATGGCCCCCTCCTCTTCCTTTATGTTAAAGCTCAGACTCAAGAAAATTTCAAGTTCAGCAAAAGTGATCGTTGGCTACTCATTCCTATCATTATTCAGATAGTATGCAGCGTCTATGTGAGGTCTCAAAATTTCTTTTGGGATGGCACAAAGGAAAGCTTGACGTGGCTTGGTTATTATGGTTATGCCTATTGGCGAAACTATTCTACTGTACCAATTATCGCCAGCCTGCTAATTATCTTTTTTTCCATTAAATCACTCAAACTGCTAAAAAAACTGGATGAAAATGAAGTAGATGAAAAGAATTTTAAATGGGTAATCAATCTAGTCCGCTCATTTGGGACTTACTATTTGATTGTACTTGTGATTCTAATTGCTGACTTAGTTATTTACATCACCACTGTCAGTCAAGACTATTATTATTTCACCCGATTCTATTACTATCCGTTCTTCATTGGAATAGCCATATTGATTTATTGGTTTGGGATTTCCAGTATCATAAGAGGTGATCAGCGTATTTTGAAAAAAAGAAAAAGACTTTCAGAAGCTGAACTAGATAGCTTAAAAGAATTAGCTGATAAGCTGGAAGTACTGATGAAAGAAGAAAAAATCTATAAAGACTCTCTATTAACACTTGCCATCTTAGCAGAACACCTAAAAGTTAAACCTTATCTACTTACTAAAATATTAAACGAAGTAGTACATAAATCTTTCACGGATTATGTGAATGAATTTAGAGTTCAGGAAATAACTCAACTTGTGAAGGACCCTTCAAACGACAGGTTTACCCTTCTCTCACTGGCTTACGATGCAGGATTCAATTCAAAATCTTCCTTTAATAGAGCAGTTAAAAAGCATTTGGGGATTTCCCCTAGTGAACTTAAGCGTACGAATTGA
- a CDS encoding alpha/beta fold hydrolase produces MRKLLTVLISLFICSVCFGLQNNYAPSFKESKKTTHKISKKQKYIFGYLEVPENRGKPNSNTIKLPVYIFKSRHPNPQLDPVIYTVGGPGYTSMKASQYMNYYQYLDDRDFILFEQRGTQYAKPNLACPEWSEAVSLSNLPGLTKSQTDSLFMGAVKACRSKLIEDGADLEGYNTKEIAADIEDLRKVLGIDKYNLLTISYSTKIAQVLLRDYPDAIRSVVMDSPLPLEVNYDEESVSNLLESTKHLLTDCEVDPNCNNAYPNLKERFLEYLRDKTDDPLVVEVENPNTNQVETFYLKGYDLITVFSAASTSDVMNVPYEMNKLLNNDLSAVKEQLSYLFQASGMGNGVGMRLSVWCAEEYPFTSQKKVIEESYRYPEIRGLSPAVFDSSICDIWGVSKVANIENKPIKSDIPVLLMNGEYDSETPVKWALDMKKNLPNSFHLIFKGWKHTVTTNWANPCAMETANAFFNNPNMKPNPDCFQEIERPRFKTD; encoded by the coding sequence ATGAGGAAATTACTAACTGTATTAATCAGTCTTTTCATATGTAGTGTTTGCTTTGGACTGCAAAATAATTACGCTCCATCTTTCAAAGAATCGAAGAAGACCACTCATAAGATTTCTAAGAAGCAGAAGTATATATTTGGTTATTTGGAAGTACCTGAAAATAGGGGTAAACCAAATAGCAATACCATTAAGTTACCTGTTTATATCTTCAAAAGTCGTCATCCAAATCCTCAACTTGATCCGGTAATATATACTGTAGGAGGGCCAGGTTATACCTCCATGAAAGCATCACAGTATATGAATTATTATCAGTATCTAGACGATCGGGATTTTATATTATTTGAGCAAAGGGGTACACAATATGCTAAACCTAATCTCGCTTGTCCTGAATGGTCGGAAGCTGTAAGTCTTTCAAATCTTCCAGGCTTAACAAAAAGTCAAACTGATAGCTTGTTCATGGGTGCAGTAAAAGCTTGCAGATCTAAGTTAATAGAGGACGGTGCAGACCTGGAAGGATACAATACCAAAGAGATTGCCGCAGATATCGAAGATCTAAGAAAAGTCTTAGGAATAGACAAGTACAATCTATTGACTATTTCATACAGCACAAAGATTGCTCAAGTACTCCTTCGAGATTACCCAGATGCAATTCGCAGCGTTGTAATGGACTCTCCTCTTCCCTTAGAGGTAAATTACGATGAGGAAAGTGTATCAAATCTATTGGAATCTACTAAGCATTTGCTAACAGATTGTGAGGTAGATCCTAATTGCAACAATGCTTATCCAAATTTGAAGGAAAGATTCCTTGAGTATCTAAGGGATAAGACGGATGATCCTCTGGTGGTTGAAGTTGAAAATCCTAATACCAATCAGGTAGAGACTTTTTATTTGAAAGGCTATGACTTGATTACGGTTTTTAGCGCAGCATCAACTTCGGATGTTATGAACGTTCCATATGAAATGAATAAACTGCTCAACAATGATCTTAGCGCAGTTAAAGAACAGCTATCTTATCTATTTCAAGCATCAGGCATGGGAAATGGAGTCGGTATGCGACTATCTGTTTGGTGCGCCGAAGAGTACCCTTTCACCTCTCAAAAGAAGGTTATTGAAGAAAGTTATCGCTATCCGGAAATTAGAGGATTGTCACCAGCAGTTTTTGATTCTTCAATATGTGATATTTGGGGGGTTAGTAAAGTAGCAAACATTGAAAATAAACCTATCAAAAGTGATATACCTGTTTTATTAATGAATGGTGAATATGATTCGGAAACTCCAGTAAAATGGGCGCTAGATATGAAGAAAAACTTACCTAACAGTTTCCATTTGATATTCAAAGGATGGAAACATACTGTCACTACCAATTGGGCAAACCCATGTGCTATGGAGACAGCTAATGCCTTCTTCAATAATCCAAACATGAAGCCAAATCCAGATTGTTTCCAAGAAATTGAACGACCAAGATTTAAAACTGACTAA
- a CDS encoding BamA/TamA family outer membrane protein, whose translation MIRSFSILIVLIPIVVFSQSKDTTTSKGSFAAFPAVSYAPETSLQLGAVAIWVLKNDDDSQSTFQRQSTVTPYFVYTLKKQLLTVVNLDYYLSTGQNLNASIRYYNFPDSYFGIGNDNDPDTSEMYTNRFFQFEGQFLQPLSEKVFVGGTFDTHLTSIRDLESDGFLETDSPNGIQGGNLFGLGPAFRYDTRDYTIYPTKGYLISSRMVFNVLGDFNYTGYEADFRKYLSIVNKDNILAIQFRTQFTVGTDVPFYKLPQLGGDERLRGISNASLYRDRQMMYTQVEYRRPLFWRFGMTVFAGVGDVAYDLNDFNLSEFKYVAGIGGRLAIIPKRKLNARLDLGVGRGGQTGIYIGISEAF comes from the coding sequence GTGATTAGATCCTTTAGTATTCTTATTGTTCTAATTCCTATTGTTGTTTTTTCTCAAAGTAAGGATACAACAACAAGCAAAGGATCTTTTGCAGCCTTTCCTGCAGTAAGCTATGCTCCCGAAACAAGCTTGCAACTTGGGGCTGTAGCTATTTGGGTTTTAAAGAATGATGATGATTCTCAATCCACTTTTCAAAGACAATCTACAGTTACTCCATACTTTGTATACACACTAAAGAAACAGCTGCTAACAGTAGTTAACCTTGACTATTATTTATCTACGGGTCAGAACTTGAATGCTTCAATACGTTACTACAATTTCCCGGATTCTTATTTTGGAATTGGAAATGATAACGATCCGGATACTTCAGAAATGTATACCAATAGGTTCTTCCAGTTTGAAGGGCAATTTTTGCAACCACTTAGTGAGAAAGTATTTGTGGGCGGAACTTTTGATACGCACCTCACGAGTATTCGAGATTTAGAATCTGATGGCTTTTTGGAGACCGATAGCCCGAATGGTATACAAGGAGGAAATCTTTTTGGATTGGGCCCGGCTTTTAGATATGATACCCGTGATTATACCATCTATCCGACAAAGGGTTATTTGATTTCTAGCAGAATGGTTTTCAACGTATTAGGAGATTTTAATTACACGGGCTATGAGGCTGACTTTCGAAAATACTTAAGCATTGTAAACAAGGATAATATTCTGGCAATTCAGTTTAGGACTCAATTTACGGTTGGCACGGATGTACCATTTTACAAACTACCTCAACTAGGTGGAGACGAGCGATTAAGGGGAATCTCCAATGCTAGCCTCTATCGGGACCGACAAATGATGTACACACAAGTAGAGTATCGCAGACCTCTCTTTTGGAGGTTTGGAATGACGGTCTTTGCTGGAGTAGGAGATGTGGCCTATGATCTAAATGATTTCAACCTTTCTGAGTTTAAATATGTAGCCGGAATAGGAGGCAGGCTAGCTATTATCCCAAAGCGCAAGCTGAATGCGCGTCTGGACCTTGGTGTAGGAAGGGGCGGACAAACAGGAATCTATATTGGCATAAGCGAAGCGTTCTAA
- a CDS encoding FISUMP domain-containing protein, with the protein MTLKSLLIILLVILTASFAIAQSKEQKNKHFSHKMGTYTDPRDGTVYKTITFIREQHGTFIERTWYAENAKFYVEGSKTYNNTPEYGNQFGRLYNYEQANRACPEGWHVPTIHEWKHLFHFFGGWHHSGKYLVAGKESDMDMMFGGFGQPGGEFKGIGVHGNWWDNELKDSNSAGIITLKKGDEDIYHSRVGDSHYLSCRCVKFHN; encoded by the coding sequence ATGACATTAAAATCGCTTTTAATCATTTTGCTTGTAATATTGACAGCTTCTTTTGCTATTGCACAATCTAAAGAGCAAAAAAACAAACACTTTTCTCACAAGATGGGAACATATACTGACCCTAGAGATGGGACGGTATACAAGACCATTACATTCATCAGAGAACAACATGGCACATTCATAGAACGAACATGGTATGCAGAGAATGCAAAGTTCTATGTTGAAGGTTCTAAAACGTATAATAACACGCCAGAATACGGTAATCAATTCGGAAGGCTTTACAACTATGAGCAAGCGAACCGTGCTTGCCCGGAAGGATGGCATGTACCTACTATTCATGAATGGAAGCATCTATTTCATTTTTTTGGAGGATGGCATCATTCGGGTAAATATTTAGTTGCAGGAAAAGAAAGCGATATGGATATGATGTTTGGAGGATTTGGACAACCTGGAGGAGAATTTAAAGGAATAGGAGTGCATGGAAACTGGTGGGACAATGAATTAAAAGACAGTAATTCAGCAGGTATTATCACACTAAAAAAAGGAGATGAAGACATCTATCATTCAAGAGTTGGAGATAGTCATTATTTGAGTTGCAGATGCGTGAAGTTTCATAACTGA
- a CDS encoding RidA family protein encodes MRNLTLTLILSIFFFGCEHSHEHSHESSNLEQEELYNYDIEDRIAEKGIVLPELSAPVANYVHAVRTGNLVFLAGKGPTKPEGGYISGKVGADLTVEQGYEAAKLVAAAQLAALKLEIGDLNKVVRVVKVLGMVNCTPDFGNQPEVINGFSDTIVEVFGDRGKHARAAVGMGSLPRNIAVEIEMIVEVRD; translated from the coding sequence ATGAGAAACCTAACCTTAACTCTTATACTTTCCATCTTTTTCTTTGGTTGTGAGCATAGCCATGAGCACTCACATGAATCTTCTAATTTGGAACAAGAGGAACTATATAACTATGATATTGAAGATAGAATTGCTGAAAAAGGAATTGTTCTTCCTGAGTTGTCTGCTCCGGTTGCAAACTATGTTCATGCTGTCCGCACAGGTAACCTTGTTTTCTTAGCGGGAAAAGGACCAACAAAACCAGAAGGTGGATACATCTCGGGTAAGGTAGGAGCTGATCTAACAGTAGAACAAGGATATGAAGCGGCAAAATTGGTTGCTGCTGCTCAATTAGCAGCATTAAAGCTAGAAATAGGTGATCTGAATAAAGTAGTAAGAGTTGTGAAGGTATTAGGTATGGTTAATTGTACTCCAGATTTTGGCAATCAACCGGAAGTAATCAATGGATTTTCAGATACGATTGTGGAAGTCTTCGGTGATCGTGGAAAACATGCGCGTGCTGCTGTAGGAATGGGTTCATTGCCTCGAAATATTGCTGTGGAGATAGAGATGATTGTAGAGGTGAGAGATTAA